A genomic region of Anas acuta chromosome 1, bAnaAcu1.1, whole genome shotgun sequence contains the following coding sequences:
- the RFXAP gene encoding regulatory factor X-associated protein, producing the protein MAPAACPPGRLRGPATPARRPRGGGGGCGCCCSRRPRCPVTGALRASPAAAPPSSSASSSSASSSPPQLALLVMQPCGGEEEAAAAAAGGGVLPPQPAPGAGGLMLFYELGPGEAEAGEEAAGGESTASPEEMDDEEAAAAAAAAAATASSSSSSSSSSGEAAAAAGGDCKSCTYQGCSETTTQVAKQRKPWMCKRHRNKMYKDKYKRKKSDQALGGGGGGGGGGGGGAGGGPRAEDCVEGSVSVTKQRTGSIGDRPARPTLLEQVLNKKRLSLLRSPEVVQFLQKQQQLLSQQALEQRQQQFQGAPG; encoded by the exons ATGGCGCCCGCCGCCTGCCCACCGGGGCGCCTGCGCGGCCCGGCCACGCCTGCGCGGCGaccgcggggcggcggcggcggctgcggctgctgctgctcgcgGCGGCCTCGCTGCCCGGTGACCGGCGCCCTGCGggccagccccgccgccgctcccccttcctcctccgcctcctcctcctccgcctcctcctcgccGCCGCAGCTGGCGCTGCTCGTGATGCAGCCGTGCGGCggcgaggaggaggcggcggcggcggcggctggaGGGGGGGTGCTGCCGCCGCAGCCTGCCCCCGGTGCGGGCGGCCTCATGTTGTTCTACGAGCTGGGGCCCGGCGAGGCTGAGGcgggggaggaggcggcgggcggCGAGAGCACGGCCAGCCCGGAGGAGATGGACGacgaggaggcggcggcggcggcagcagcggcggcggccaccgcctcctcctcctcctcctcctcctcctccagcggcgaggcggcggcggcggcgggcggcgacTGCAAGAGCTGCACCTACCAGGGCTGCAGCGAGACCACCACGCAGGTGGCGAAGCAGCGCAAGCCCTGGATGTGCAAGCGGCACCGCAACAAGATGTACAAGGACAAGTACAAGCGCAAGAAGAGCGACCAGGCCCTGgggggcggcggaggaggaggaggaggaggaggcggcggggcggggggcggcccccGAGCTGAG gaTTGTGTTGAAGGTTCAGTTTCTGTTACAAAACAGAGGACTGGCTCCATTGGAGATCGCCCAGCAAGACCTACTCTTCTAGAACAAGTCTTGAATAAAAAGAGACTg TCCCTACTGAGAAGTCCAGAAGTTGTGCAGTTCTTACAGAAACAACAGCAGCTGTTAAGTCAACAGGCTTTGGAGCAACGGCAGCAGCAGTTTCAAGGAGCACCTGGGTAA